The sequence cccccccccgcgcgctttCCTCAGCATGCGGAGTGAGTTCAGCTCTTCCGGGTCCTCGCATTGTGGGTGGTACACAAGCAGCGCAAGGGGCGTGGCCATGGCAGGTCAGTCTGCAGATCGACGGCTACCACGTTTGCGGAGGCTCCATCATCAGCCCCCGCTGGATCCTGTCGGCCGCACACTGCTTCCAAGagtgagcctttggctttacacCATCTCGAATGGATTCAATTATACCATTTTCTTTACattcagaaaataaatgtcctATCCTGTGACTGCTTGACCTCATGGCAGGTTCTCCTATGCTAAAATGTGGAATGTACAGTCAGGCGATGTGAGCTTGGGTTTGATGAGCCTCCGCTCAGGAGCAACAGTTAAAAAAATTATCATACACGCAAAGTTCAACAGGCGTAATAACGAGAACGATATCGCCCTGCTCAGGCTAAATTCGCCTCTCCAAATCACAAGTTAGTATTTTCCAGTTATATCtcatcatttaaaagaaaatttcTTTATTGGTAACAGGCAACATTGAAGACGTATTTGTGCCTCAGGTACGGTGAGGCCAGTGTGTCTCCCCAACTCAGCCATTGACCTGTCTGCTGGACGTCAAGCCTGGATCACGGGATGGGGATCACTGCGATCTTCTGGTGTTTGTATTTTCCGACTTCCCATGTGTCCTTTCTCAACTTGTCATTCCTCGACATTAGATTATTTGTCCAGATTGTGTCACTTATTTTTTAAGGCTGAAAGTCCCAGTAAGGAAACAGTGCTTTCTACACTTTTGACTGAGCTAACCGGGTGTGGTTATCGTTGCTATTTCTCAGGACCTTCTCCGGACCACCTCAACCAAGCCGAGGTCACCATCTACAGCAGAGAGACCTGTAACAGGGCTCAAGTGTTTGATGGAAAGGTCACTAAGACCATGATCTGTGCCGGCAGGCTGCGGGGAGGAGTTGACACATGTCAGGTTAGTATGAGTACATTGTCTATGTCACttacgcacacacgcacacacgcacacacacacacacactgacctaagATACTGTCTCCTGCAGGGGGACAGTGGAGGGCCCCTGGTGGTCAAGGAGGGAGATGTATGGTGGCTGGCAGGGGACACTAGCTGGGGGATTGGATGTGCTATGAGGAACAAGCCAGGACTCTACGGCAATGTCAGCTACTTCATCAACTGGATATATGAACAAATGCAGGTACGCTATGTTTATGAGAGTAGTTCCCTGTATTCTGTACAAATGCTATTAGAATTTCTCAAATGCATTATTGCTTGTGAGAAATTTACTTACCAAGTCTACGTCCGTACAAAatccattcattattttatcaTTGTAGATAATTTTATGAATTGTCATAATCAACAAATGCACCGTGAAAGTTATGGCCACAGGCTTATGTTGTGAGACCTCAAAGCTCTAATCCGTTCAATCTTGATGTTTGTGTGCAAGATTCCATTTGATATGATGTCCATCAAGAAGAGACTCTTCTGATTGCATAAAAcactatgaggaaatgactctacttctctcttcatttattacctaagtaaacattgtaaacaagggttcatggtctcaatctaTCTATAATATATAATCTAGTTTTTTGATTCAAAGTATtcatcaatacagcatgatgtccaTTAAGTGAGTGATCTTCTGTCGAAAGTCAAATAGGCCATGAAGCAgagtatgctttagggcggggctaccttgtgattgacaggtggctaCCACATTGTTGTGCGGTCTGGAGGCTGTTAGTGGTTCCGTCCATTAACTTGGACCCTATCACATGGTGTTTTCCCTTCATGAAGGAATTCTCTTACGTGTACTCAGTTCCACTTTCTGGTGTCACTTTTGGTTGTgaaaagccaagatggcaacggACAAAAAATGCCACAAATAATTAAGGTTTTTAAACCATggtatagaaataataataatgactagTAACTCTAACTCTAcaacatgttcatgtttttaactatgttttttgtgtcaacACAGAATGATTGACTGAGTTCTGGATGAACCCAAAGACAAACCTCTTTCATCAATCAACGCCCTTCCTTTATTAAAAACAGTGCACTTTAAATCTGAAACTTCAAAGGAACTTATTGATCAGCAATATTTTTGTGACACGTAACAAGAAAGcttttcaaatataaatgtatcatCATATTATGTTTATATTATTCTTCACATTAGCACAAATTAAATATAACATAAATCaagttgtttatttgtttcaataaaacattttgcacaATGAGCAGAGTTTCAAATTGCACAACAAATGAGGTGTAGACGGAGAGAGAGTTGGACAATACAGAACGATACACATCCAAACATCTCATTGCAAGATGGTCAAAAGACAACTTCACCTTTGAcatgaatatttgtatttcagcACATCGAGAAATGTACATGTATTTCTTTCCATTGTAGTCATTAACGTGGTAGAGGAAGATCATGACAAAAAGTTGACTGTGTCCGAGAAATATGAACATAGGGTGGCTAATTTGGCATACAAATGGTCCTTTTGCGGATGAACCCTGATGTAACTTGTGCCTCCACCTGTTGGCTTCACCTCATGCTGTCTGCATGGAGAGGACTACTGAGGAGGAGCAGACACACTGTCTGAAGGGCTAATTTGAGCTTTGAAGGTTGTAATGTCACTGTCTTCGCTCTACAGCCTTTAGAGAACTCCAGTAATGGGTTGTGTTACATTTGTAACTCTGAATGTTATCTGCAAATAGGAAACCTTATGTAAACCCACCAAAGGTAAAGACGCTCACAAAACATACGATCATTATAGATGCCTGGTGTTTATGTTGATTTAATTCAAAACCTGACCCTTGGAGTTGTAAAGACGGTGTGGAGATGGTGACACTGCGTGTGACAAACTTCCGAACCCAACTGGCACCCAGGAAGCGGGCGATGATTGAGGGGAGGAGAATGCCAGCAGGAAGAGGTGACCAATGGCAGGCTTGTATCCACAGTCTACATCCGGGGAGTGAGACCAAAGATGGAGTGACGTCTGCCGCCCATGCGCGTTGTTTACCTGCTGGCTCTTTACAAAGGGTTTGGGTTCTGGATGAAAAAAGCAGTGAGGGCGGCTCTGTAGTCCGCTGTGAAGAAGAATCGTTCAGGAATTGATTTACACGTCCAGATGCCCGcaaaatacaataaacacaGGAATACTGTCCGATGAAGTAGAAACACTGTAATGTAATTCTTCATTTTggacatgttttcattcatgtgcATTTGAAGTCACGTAAATCTGATCTCTATAGACTCTATAGATCTGCAATTTTATCCCAAAACAAAAATTCTTTTATCTTTATAGCTATCTGCAATGTACGATTACGTTGTGTCGTATGTTGTATACATGAAAGTATGCCTGAGAAAGTACCATGAATAAGAGAAGAGACATatctttaaacaaattaatGAATAGGCCGTATTACAAATGGATAGTCAGTATGTGATACAAATTACTATGAACAATGtcaagaaagaggagaaaagaggaaaaaggtgTATTCTCATATAAtttgctctaaaataaaaaggtgatttacaACTGAAATACTATTATTTTAAAGCAAGTAATACTGTAAAGTTTTAGAGATTATGCATAATAGTAGAAAATTGAATAACCATACATGGGTATATTGCGTAATATTGTTTAGGTTCACTAACTCATCCTTCAGAAAACAGAAGCAGTTTCATATGGTTTTGAATGTAAAATTGTTCTACAGACCGTTTCCTTGTTTTATGAGGTTTAAATCATACTGTTCATGATTTACTGTCATATCGGTCGAGCTCTCCACAGGCCTATCACAGCCTCAAACGGTATTACCAGTAGATCTGCAGCAGAAGTCACTGTTGCCACGTGGCCTCAGAATGTAAACCGTTTATCTTCATGGGCTCCTGTGCGCACGATCTAATCAGACTGGGAACCTAAGCAGATGAGGCATGCTGCTATGGTCAACGGCACAAAACTTCCAACAGGAATATCCTGTACtcttcacaaacaaatatataaatgctTCACACTGTAGTCTTGGCTACCATGGCATTTTTCTGTGGGTATTTTAAGGCGTTCTGAATGTATTGATGAATAGGTTGCTAAtcactttgtttctttaaatatattggaAGTACTATCATGAGGTTCAACAAGCCCCTGAGGATCGAATTAAGGACTTTCCTTTGAATCCACTTTTATCAAGAATCTACAAAATATTTCCATCTTGGGCTCACACTAGTTTATTGTCTCATTTTCCTTTAGTTCAGCAGgaaaaataatttacagtgGAACGTGCAGAGGGAAATTGGGcgcttgaaatacaataggttcctctacgactagtcgtagcgaggaccctacttatggaaaaaaataaaggaagggacatttagaatgaataaaaactTGCGaataattatgattaattttgagttaactataacataaatgcaattaattgtgattaaatatttaatcgtTAGGGATAGTGACAGCActaacatatatgtatatatgtgagtATTTTTCAACCACATTAGTCCTTAACTGACATCAGCCGGCCTTTCTGAAGATACCATCACTCTTTTCAAAGACTACATCAGTTAACCGACCACCCTTTTTAAAGGCTTCACGCTTTATTGAGGGCTTCCAGACTTGTGCATTCATCACTTGGATCCAGTCATTAAGCGACCAACACAAGTGATATTTGCAATGTATGAAGGGAAAAACCAGACAGCCGTAGCAGGTGGTTCTCTGCCTCGACCTCCTCCGAATACATACGATTTGAATGTTGCACTTTCCCGTGCCAACATTGAGTTGCATGTCCTGAAAGAGCATGTCACTGACCTCACTATCTCACATTTGCAATCCTCCAAGGAGAAGGCCAAAATGTTACAAGAGATGCAAGATCAGCAAACAGCCATTGCCAAACTCCTTCTGCAGAACCTGTATCTTGTCAACAAGAGCAAGAGTTTGTCTCAGAAGCTTACCGagtcaacaaaacagcttgttgtcaaaagtgctgaactcacggtcaacaacctggcagcagaagtatgacGATCTGGAGAAAAATACTTTCAGGGAACTGGATTACCAACAACAGTCCTTGGAGTCTGaagtaacagggttactctccaccaacggttctcttcaGGAGGCGCTGCACGAGCAGCGGTCCAAAAAACACCAGTTGGAAGCAGAAGGCAAACTGCTCAAGAtcacaacaccctttcatttattaaatacttttaatacttccaagatgtctcccgtccgtctggtgtttcttcattattagaacacaacaacacccctatagcaaatcttttctctttacactcAGTCATTTCCCTTGTTAATGTAAAGCAGCTTTACTGTCAGTGATCGTGAAACCCATGTGGTACCTTAAAATTAGTAATTAGGGATTAGAATGTGTCAAGAGCATGGCACCAtcactatgctagctggaaggcttCTTAAGGCATGACGCAGTTTGGCTAACAAGGGCTAGCTATGTAAACAacagtgttaatctaaagcatcctATGTGTGACATGAAACGACTTGTCTGAGATACAGACCTCTATGCAgggccttcctctcctcctcttcgtcattGATTTTATGTTAGCTTGATCTTGAGCTTGAGTGTgaccattgccttgcaacgcacGCAAACATAAACGCGCAACCATAAGGTCCGCTGCGTGGgatcgtcgccccccccctccccaaacactTATAAAATTGAATTTCAACATATGGCGGGGGCGGCACGTTCATCTGTTTTAATGATAAGTCAGTTAGTGACAACTTAATGATAAGTTGTTCTTTCGTGACATCTGTAGGCAAAGATGGAGAAGTGCATCGCACAATGGCTTTTTCCTCGACTCAAGCCCCAAGGTGGAGGGGACCACAcaaaatgtttgcatgtgttcaccTGTCAGGGTTCCCACTACCGCTTGAGGAccttttcaatttattttttaacaacagaaggaaaataagaagagaaaagggattTCAAATGTCTTAAGCTGAGAATGAACTAAATATGAGATATAACAGAAAACATTGCCATTCTAGAGATGATCTAGAGCACCTGTTTCAAACTCACGGGCCAGATGTAGCCCGCCACCTGAGTGTGCACGGCTCCCCGGGTGACAGccccaggaatcaggaatcaggaaacgtttattattattattatatgttagacatacatggaatttgacttggcggttggtgcatgacggaagacagtacaataatgacaacgtagtgcagcaaaaagataaaaataaaattaaaataaataaaaaatatatgctatggattagtacgctaaagctatgggttagtaaagttgagaaataaagataaaaataaaaataaagataaagtgcaccagctaaacagaaagtgacaagtgaaaagtgaaaatgacaaagtgaatgtacatgaaaGTGAGAGTCAGTGAGGGGgagccccgggctctgttgatgagcccgactgccgaagggaagaaactgttagtgtgacgggaggtcttagtcctgatggacctcagcctcctgccggatgtaaggggcacaaacagtttatgtccggggtgagagggacATAAACTCTTAACCAAACTGCACTGTTACATTGTCTCCAATTGaaatcaaactaaacaaaaatattacatgaatgtttgtgtgtacttGAGTGTTTCCCATTGTAGCTGTACTCCACTTGTTACACAGCCTTAGCCTTCATTATGCTGCAGACCTTTGTTTTCTACTCAATACCCAACATGTTCTTGTGTTTcttaacaaaaaataacaaaataataaattacatCATGTGATGCatagaaatctttatttttctcatttgcaaGCAAATTAGCCCTGACGCTCTGAGTAAGTCATTAGGTATTCAAAGGAATTAAACATAAAATTAGACAAAATGTCTTGggtatcaccaagtcacaccatggtgatgtgtactcgctgcttgaagtggaattactgtgtagCTATTTTTAGttagcttttatttattacctgaaattgaccaaaagtagtcttgtgaaagattttgaaggaaaccatttagctcatttatggtattttgagaggctttaattttggaatgttagatcagaatgtcctggttaaaTGTTGATATAAAAGGCCAAAGACCATAATAATTTAGATATTCTTTGGATTGCGCCTTTAGGGGATGAacaaaagtgctctctagcgcccccgtaAGTGCTCCCTAAGGGGAaattttttcccacttttaccgatttacttgatcctttgcacacaggtgctcttggatgtgctctacaaaaaagtaaattatgGTAAGCAAATGCGCATGGCGTTTTTTTTCCGCCATTCTGAATTTTCAGCAAAATGATTCTCAATgcaaagaatgttgatatctcattctTCATTAAAGTTAttgaccaatgaagtttgtaaggggtgtggcctagaaaggaaagacctataacttcaaaagttaTTAACCTCTATGCTCACCAAACCTTTAGgttatgttcacattgagtcctagaacatccccaaatattttcagaatatttgaacattagtgTTTCATTATGTTCTGTCGTTCTCTAGACTATACATAATGGACGATTAAAGCAGTCTTGCTTACTTGAACTTTATTGGTGTGCAGTCATCAATACTCGTAACGTAACGTTATCCCGTCCGCTCCGCGTGTGCGGTGTACCCTCTAAATCCGTCCCCCGTACAACAGTGCTTTAACAAACGATCCTATTgtcacatctttctttttcttttttcaagttaGTCTCTTTCCCTGACTAAGACATTCGAGTGTAACACACTTTTACCATCTGCTCTGCTCATTTACAACAGATCTAACAACATAGGCAATAACAAATTAACGTGttcaaaacatctgttttcCACAAATGCAACAAGTGtatataacaacacatttccatttccccatctcctcccttttttttttttttttttttttttacatagtcCATCCTCCAATTACTGCGAATAGTCTGTCAGGTAGTGGGGTCTGACAACTTGTCGACCTGACCTGGTGACCGTCTCCAGGTTCTTTGGGCCACCTTGTGTTGCGGGAGCCTCAGCCTCTGTTGGTGTGGGTGTGTTCTGTGTCAGCGTGCGCCCGGTGAGATTGTGTCTGAGGTGGCGACGATTTCTTCTCAAAACACCACCTGACTCCAACTCCACCTCATACGATCTATGGCTCACCTGTCGCATCACCTTCGCTGGTCTCCAGCccctgtgtgtgtcacagggctGTACCCTCACATTGTCCCCTCTCTCCAGAGTGTCCATGTCTTTCGCTGTGTGGTTGTAATActtttcctgtctctgtctgttgtATTTCAGTCCCTGTTCGTTGTGTGTTACCTCTGGCTTCAGCAGAGTGTCTTTCGTGGGAAGCAGGGTCCGGGTCCTCCTGCTTAGGAGTCTCTGTGCCGGGCTTGTGTTAAGGCCCTGGCTCGGCGTGTTGCGATGATCCAGCATGGCCAAGTACGGATCCTGTCTCGCTGCTGCAGCCTTCAGCATCAGCCGCTTGGCTGTCTTCACCGCTGATTCCGCCTTCCCGTTACTCTGCGGGTATCCTGGCGACGATGTCCTGTGTTCAAAGTCCCACTTTTGGCTGAAGTGCTGAAACTCTAGTGATGCATATTGGGGTCCGTTATCTGAGATAACAATGTCTGGAATCCCCTGTCGGGCAAAGTGGGCCTTGAGTTTTCTGATCACTGTGTTGCTTTTTGTGTCAGCTAAATAATCAACCTCCCAAAAGTTTGAATAGTAGTCTACTGTTATCAGATAGTctttattgtggaaggagaaaagGTCTGTTCCCACCTTGGCCCAGGGTCTGCTTCCCACGTCATGTGGGTGTAGCGTCTCTCTTTGTTGCTTTGGGTCCACTGTTCTACATATGTCACATTTGGAGATGAAAGTCTTGATCTCCTCATTCATTCCAAGCCAGTATACACACTCCCTCGCTCGCCTCAGACATCCCTCTACTCCCAAGTGAGAGGAGTGGATCCTGTGAGTGATGTCTACCCTGAGAGCGTCAGGTATCACAGCTCTATCCCCTCGGAACACAATGTCATCCTGGAAACTCAGTTCATCTTGGAAGGTGTGGTAGTGCCTGATGTCACTTGGTAAGTCCTGTTTCCTCTTGGGCCACCCTGACAGTATTCTATTTGCCACACTCTGTAACTTTGGGTCATCTTTTGTTGCAGCCCTGATGGCGCTCAGCCTCTCTGCTGAAATGGGTAGGTAGCCGACCATGTTTACGGTCTCTAtatctgtctcactctctcccctaGTGCTCTCTGGTAAGTATGCTCTACTCAGCGTGTCTGCAAGTAACATATCCCTGCCTGGAACATAGGTCACACTAATATCATAGTGTTGTAGCCTGAGTAACATTCTCTGCAGTCTCTTAGGTGCACTAAGTAAGGGCTTGCTGTGTATATTCTCTAGAGGCTTGTGGTCACTTTGTACTGTGACTTCTCTACCATAAGTATACTGATGGAACTTTTCCATCCCAAACACAATGGCTAAACATTCTTTTTCTATTTGGGCATAGCCCTTTTCAGTTTGTGTGAGTGCCCTACTGCCAAATGCTACTGGTTTACCTTTTTGTGTTAGGGCGGCCCCCAGTCCTGTGTCTGATGCGTCACACTGAAGTGTCAACTCCTCTTCCTTGTTGTAGTACTGTAGGACTGGCGCTTTAGCGATTTTGTCTTTCAGCCTTTGAAACGCCCCTTCTTGGATGTCTGTCCATTCCCACATGTTCTCCTTGTGCGTGAGTTGTCTCAGAATCTCACAATCATCTGAGAGGTGATCATAGAACTTAGAAAGATAGTTGACCATCCCAACTAGTCTCTGCACCCCTTTCACGTCTGTTGGCCTCGGCATCCCTTTGATTGCCCGCACTTTCTCCGGGTCAATCCTCAGTCCATCGGCCGTGAGCAGATGACCTATGTAGGGTACCTCCTTTTGCCTAAGCTTGAATTTGTCCGCGTTCAGCTTAATGTTGCGCTCTCTGCACCTGCTTAGAAAGATTCTGACTTTCTCGTCATGGTCCTTATCTGCCTCCTCTTGTGTTGCTCCTTCCCCTGTGATTAACACATCATCTGCTATGATGTAGACTCCTGGGAGGCCCTCCAGGGCCTGCATGAGCATCCTTTGGAACACCTCCGGTGCTGGGCTTATTCCCATCGGCATTCTCAGCCAGCGGAAGCGACCAAATGGGGTGGCGAATGTGGTGAGGTAGCTCGACTCTTCTTCTAGTCTGACATGCCAGAAGCCTTGCTTCACATCGCAGACTGTGAACACTTTTGCCTTTGACATCTCCGGCAGGATGTCATCTATAGTTGGGAGTGGATAGTGACTTCTTTTTAGTGCCCGATTCAGAGGTTTTGGGTCTATACAGATCCTCAGCTTCCCATTAGGTTTTTTCACTGCGACCATGCTACTGATCCAGTCAGTGCTGCGTTCCACTGGTGTGATTATCCCTCTTCTCTCTAGATCTTTGAGTTCCTCTTGTAGAGGTGTCATCATTGCTACAGGCACTCTGCGTTTTGGCAGTTTCACTGGTGGTACTCTGTCGTCTATCTCTATTTTGTATTCCCCCTCCATGCAACCATCTCCGGTGAACACAT comes from Pungitius pungitius unplaced genomic scaffold, fPunPun2.1 scaffold_29, whole genome shotgun sequence and encodes:
- the LOC134102885 gene encoding transmembrane protease serine 2-like is translated as MNDNQAYGPTYDNIGFRHEEGRPPPTAPQQGIYPNLPQATPSYIAVPPKTINTHHTVAPGPNPNPHNTGPKTGTRTCQGKHILSASLTVLLILAVAATLVWYFLSYQCLLGRLCGNGGKCLSPSQWCDGVKDCSRGEDESQCFRLHGTNFMLQGYSSDTGAWMPVCAENWDDIYGRDVCERMGYKRQDYKSSTQTSPGSLASKGYMKLKPGRNNGSSIQSLLSYSQWCSGPAVRLQCIACGVSSALPGPRIVGGTQAAQGAWPWQVSLQIDGYHVCGGSIISPRWILSAAHCFQEFSYAKMWNVQSGDVSLGLMSLRSGATVKKIIIHAKFNRRNNENDIALLRLNSPLQITSTVRPVCLPNSAIDLSAGRQAWITGWGSLRSSGPSPDHLNQAEVTIYSRETCNRAQVFDGKVTKTMICAGRLRGGVDTCQGDSGGPLVVKEGDVWWLAGDTSWGIGCAMRNKPGLYGNVSYFINWIYEQMQND